The sequence cggaaaatggtttgtggtttgctaaatcacaagacgcgtctcgaagaccatcggaaaatggtttgtcgtttgctaaatcacaagacgcgtcccGAAGATAgtcggaaaatgatttgtggtttgctaaatcacaagacgcgtctcgaggaccgtcggaaaatggtttgaggTTTAATAAATcataagacgcgtctcgaagaccgtcggaaaatggtttgtggtttgctaaatcacaagacgcgtctcgaagaccgtcggaaaatggtttgtggtttgctaaatcacaagatgcgtctcgaagaccgtcggaaaatggtttgtggtttgctaaatcacaagacgcgtctcgaagaccgtcggaaaatggtttgtggtttgcaaaatcacaagacgcgtctcgcagatcgtcggaaaatggtttgtggtttgcaaaatcacaagacgcgtctcgaagaccgtcggaaaatggtttgtggtttgctaaatcacaagacgcgtctcggagaccgtcggaaaatggtttgtggtttgctaaatcacaagacgcgtctcgaagaccgtcggaaaatggtttgtggtttgctaagtcacaagacgcgtcccgaagaccgtcggaaaatggtttgtggtttgctaaatcacaagacacgcctcgaagaccgtcggaaaatggtttgtggtttgctaaatcacaagaagcgtctcgaagaccgtcggaaaaatgtttgtggtttgctaaatcacaagacgcgtttcgaagaacgtcggaaaatggtttgtggtttgctaaatcacaagacgcgtctcgaagaccgtcggaaaatggtttgtggtttgctaaatcacaagacgcgtcttaaagaccatcggaaaatggtttgttgtttgcaaaatcacaagacgcgtctcgaagaccgtcggaaaatggtttgtggtttgctaaatcacaagacgcgtctcggagactgtcgaaaaatggtttgtggtttgctaaatcacaagacgcgtcccgaagaccgtcgaaaaatggtttgtggtttgctaaatcacaagacgcgtctcgaagaccgtcggaaaatggttttttGGTTTGCTAAGTCACAAGACGCGTcccgaagaccgtcggaaaatggtttgtggtttgctaaatcacaagacgcgtctcgatgACCGTCGAAAAATGATTTGTAGAAGCCAAGGTAGTAGCGCGTCTGaaagactgctggaaaaatggtttgtggtttgaagaacATCAAAGCCTCGCCTGGAGGACCGtaagaaattggtttgtggtttgcaaaattacaatgcgcgtctggaagatcggtggaaatggtttgtgTATTAGAAAACTATAAGGCGTGTCTGAAAAGTGTCCGAAAAAATGTTTTGTAGTTTGTGAAACCACaaggtgcgtatggaagacACACGGAAAATGCTTTACTGTTCAAAACTGTTCGGAAATCCAAATATATTATCTAGAAATTTATCTTAGAGTGTACTGACTTAGTAGCCATAGTGGGATTACATGTAGGATTAGAtattttgaactttgaaaaattaataaggtTGCCGGATTTTACAAAGCTATTTGGAAGTTCGAATTTCTTATGCGAAAGgttagtttggagttattggctagcaGTACTAGTTGATGCCAAATGGTCAATGGTGTACTATACGCGAAACTAAAAGTTGGATTAATGtacgaatttggattggatttggaatgaatttgaattgaattaggATTGGCTTCGTAtcggatttggactggattagatttgatttggatttggattagaattggattggatttagaattggatttagatcaagatttagattggatttttattggatttcaattggatttgaattagatttgaattggatttggattggatttatattggattggatttggattggattggatttatattggattggatttggattggattggatttggattgtatttgaatttggattggatttggatttggattggatttggatttggattgaatttggattggatttggattggatttggattggattggatttggattgaattggatttggattggatttggattggatttggattggatttggattggatttggattggatttggattggatttggattggatttggattggatttggattggatttggcgtgtgttaatagattcacaatcggcgagcagcaagtcATGACTTTGCCTCATATAGTCAGACCTCcccggcgtgcacacgcatccacggagagtcgctgtcaaaacttcgttccggccataTAGGGCCACAAAAGTATTTCAGAAGAAATCTTGAGCCATTCATATAGGAACTTCCTAAGGTATTCCGGgaaaaaaatctgaacttccggacgaaatcatggaggaactttcgaaggtattcctggaggaacttcggaatgaattccaggagaaacttccggaggaattcatggagcaaCAACATggagagattcctggaggaattttggaggaattcttggaggaactttcggaggaatttctggagaagcttctggatgaatttcgggaggagcatccggaggaaattctggaggaacttccggaggaacttttagaggaacttctggagaaactcctgggggaattttcggaagaacttctggaggaacttctgggagaagtcctggtggaacttccgtaagaattcctgaaggaacttccggagaaactcctggatgaacttttggaggaactcctggaggaacttccagagcatCTCCtgtggaggaacctccggaacaactcctggaagaacttccagaggaattcctggagaaacttccggaagaattcctgtaggactTTCCAgaggagtaacttccggaggaaatcctggaggaacttcaggaggaattcctggatgaacatccgcagaaactcctggagaaactttcgtaggaattcctagaggaacttaaggaggaattcctgggggaacttccgggggaaattGTAGAAGAATTTCGTAAAATTCCTATTGCTTGAAATAAGCTCATGCTGCCGCTGAATGAatatgatctatcacgccgccgccgttaaATTTCCAATCGGAGCACTGGTCTGCTTGCAGTACAAGTAATCAAAGATGTGGTGTCCCGGAAAAACTTCCTGAGCCCTaagtttttcacaacaaatttgTGTAATTCAAATGGGAGTTATAAACAGTTTTCGCAGCATTTAAATCGCATCACCTTATACGAGACGTAGAATAcgcaaaaataaaagaaataaaaaacaaaaaaaatgaattcaatACTCGAAAGACGGATGACGTTAACAAGTAGAACCTCAGCACATGAATTGAATAAGTCAAATATAGACTGATAAATCCAAATAAGTCAATTGCTCAAATATATCATCTGAAAATCATTCAGTTTTACAAATGACTCAActaagcaaataaataaaccGGCTGTCAGTAACCCATTAAAACCATAGATTTTTTGGGTCAATTAGCAAGTTACTAATATCAATTGGTATAATAAGTTTCTTGGTCCAACTAGCTTTCCTTCAGTCAATATTTGTCATTTGTTGTCATACTGTCATATACCTATTCAAATTCTTTAATAAGATATATAAAACATCCCGTTTCGTATAGTCTACCTAATAATTACATTACAATGCGTTATAGGAAAACATTAAACAAAGACCCATTTATCACCATTTAAAATTAAAGTTTATTCATATCGGAACCTTCGCCACCCAGTTCATTTGCACCATAAGGAAGTAGCTCCCATCTAGCAGAGTGTTCTCTGCTCAGAGGAACAATAACTCGTGCCCCGAATCCAGCCTGCATGCCCATCACCGGATGGCAATTAGCTCCGTGCTGCACGTATTAAGCGCTATCGCATCATCTCTCTGTGAATCTGGTGTGAATAGAACGTCTTCTGGTGGCGTCGACGATGATGGCATTGAAATGGCAGCACCACGAACACCCGGTAGTGAGCAGATGAGTCCGATGGCAAATACCAAAAATGCCAACCAAAGATAACTGCGGAAAAGGGGGGAAATAAGTATGAATTAGAGTGGTTTATGTCTGAATGTGGTATGCAACACAAACCTGTTGGAGTCGAGAATGTTCAGCCACAGTTTGAGCAAGATCTTCGTTATGGCGATCCAAATCAAGAAGATCTCTTTGACGGTTGCTGCAATATATCCGGCTACTTTCTTTATCTGGGGAAACGTTTTCTGCATTGAACTGGGAGGGGTTGCATGGTCCTCCTTATCCGTAGTTTCCAGGAGTTTGCGGACGTACTGAACGTGTGGACAGGGGCTTGAAGAACAGGAGCAGTTCATTTCCGGAACAAgaatttagatatttttaaacaaataatttaGGATATACATACAAGCCGGAGGGCTGTCAGAGTAGCCAAGGAGCTGTTGTGTAAGCAGCGCGGCCTACTGTTTATAGTAATTAGATAGATTAAATTAAATGGGAAATTcgcgaaatttaattttctctcGAACCTAGATgacattttcttataaaaatctATCTCGAGGTGTGACAACTGAGTGAACTGAAAAGTGTAAATGGCAACAGATTTCCGAAATATTTCGTTTTGATGAGACCAGCAAACGTTTTTCGGGCAAAGGGAGAAacgtttttcctttttttcggtTGTGAACATTTTTTAGCCATTGCGCTTTTCTCTAAAAGCAATGAAAGTTAAACGAAAATCTTTCCAACATAttaaatgattattttttttaatttttatttttttttatttgtaataTTTGCTATTTACTAATTAAACATTTATAACAAATAATCTTAGGTCATAAACTTCGGTTTCAATGGAATACGCATTGAGTTCATGTACACTGACCTAACAATCACGGATCACACACTAATATGAGATCTTTTCATTTGACC comes from Armigeres subalbatus isolate Guangzhou_Male chromosome 2, GZ_Asu_2, whole genome shotgun sequence and encodes:
- the LOC134215708 gene encoding uncharacterized protein LOC134215708; amino-acid sequence: MNCSCSSSPCPHVQYVRKLLETTDKEDHATPPSSMQKTFPQIKKVAGYIAATVKEIFLIWIAITKILLKLWLNILDSNSYLWLAFLVFAIGLICSLPGVRGAAISMPSSSTPPEDVLFTPDSQRDDAIALNTCSTELIAIR